aaaaaataaacagcttcAATCCTCCCAGGTCTCAAAGCTGCCTTCTTACTTTTCTAAATTCACCGTACAGTAACTCTGCTTGTTACAGAATTAGATTTTACCGCCTCGATTTCCACTGTTCATTCTCTCCATCAGGAATGACCGCAAGTTGTTCTAACACTGAGCAGGCTTTGTCATTTAggttctctcagctgctgccatctcCCTGCTGAGTGGCTTGTCTTTTGCCAAAAATTATATTCCTGCTTCACAAGGGGCAAGAATAGTTATCTGCCTATTTGGCAAATCAAAGCACTACTCAAAAATAACACTCAGAGATCATTCTTCTTTGACAAGCCATTTGCCTTTGTTCTGTGAGTGGCAGCACTGCAACTCTAGTTTAGGGTGAAAATTCATCCATTTATGTTCAACCATTCCTTGTGTGACCAGGTAATAGAAAAGTGTCAAATATTTACTGTTAAATGCAAACATAATTAAACATAAAGTAAGGATTATGGAGGATTTAGGAGGAATTTGGGTGTGATACACAGTGTTTTGGAGCAAAAGCTGgtttattgtggttttttttcatattgatGCAGATGATCTGTGCTCTCCTCTGATCGAGGCCGTGTCGCGGTCCCTGAGCAAACACTGGGCACTGTGATGCCCCTCGCACCCCTCACGGTCCCTCACATCCCTCGCACCCCTCACATCCCTCGCACCCCTCACATCCTTCACATCCCTCACATCCTTCACATCCCTCACATCCCTCCGCTCTCACGGCCCCTCACGGTCCCTCACATCCTTCACATCCCTCACACCCGTCGCGCCCCTCACGCCGCTCCCGCGCTCAgcacagcgccccctgccggccaTCCCGCCCTCCCCGTCCCGCCAATGAGCTGTGCACACGCAGCGGCTGCCCCGGGGTGCCCGCCGCAGTCGCCTGACCCAAAACTCTCGCCCCGCATGAGCCCCGAGAGCCCGGTGCAGCCGTACCGGTGCTTCTCGGGTGGGCGCCGCTCTTCCCGCCGAGCCGAGAGGTCTGAGCCTTCACCGACGGGCCCTCGGTACAGCCAGCTGCTCAGGCACCCTCAGAAGCAAGAAGCAAGGGGCCTCGCCAACAGGACTTTTCGCCGCGGTGCGTCTGGGAGTTATAGTTCACCTGGCCGCGGAGGCGCTCTGTGCGCCAGCAGGGCGGGAGAGGAAGGAGACTACAGATCCCGGCGAGCAGCGCGGGCCCCGCCGTCCTCCCCGGCAgcgcgcggggggcgcgggctTTGCTGGCCAGGAGCGGCGGGacccgcggcggggccgccatGGATCTGTTCGGGGACCTGCGGCGCATGAACAAGCGGCAGGTACCGGGGCTGCGCCCGGGGCCCCTGCGGCTCTCACCCCTCACCGGGGAGCGGGGCTTTTCAAACGCCAGCGTGCCggctccttcccaccctgcccCGTGTGCCGCCgagaaaaggaacagaaaatgaaagagcGTGGTTAAAGCGCATCCACTGCTGGAAGGGCTGGCGGAGAATTTGGGGGCAGAAAGTCAAATCAGTGATTTTCTAGATAAGAAATTTCAGTATGACAGTAGCGGGAAATGATCCTTTGTCGTCTCTcgtctcctgcagctcctcttttTAAGCACAAGTCCCTCAGGAGgtcagcctctgctgctggtcGGGTCTCCCCGCGTCCCTTTGGGGCATTTCTGAGCTCGGGAGGGAGCCGGGGCCGTGTGCCCAACCGGGTTTGATCCTTTGCCAGGTCGCTTCCCCAGCTTTATAAGCCCTTATCGGAGTCTTTGCCTCTGCCGCTGGCAGGAGTGGATTACCCGCCTAAGGCACACAGAGGATTCCGGCTCTatgctgcagttctgtgccaCCAGACTTGTGTTGGAATAGGAGTTTAGCATAAAAGCCTAGAATTTGTGGTGCACTGGAGTTCAAGTTCTGTGTTGTGCttctaaataaaatacagtatgTTTAAAAAACGATTTTCTTGTTTCATACAGCTGTATTACCAAGTCTTAAATTTTGCTATGATTGTGTCTTCTGCCCTAATGATCTGGAAAGGACTGATCGTGATCACTGGCAGTGAGAGCCCCATTGTTGTGGTGCTCAGGTGAGTCAATGGAAACGCTTTCTGCTTCAAGTCGAGGtattgttttgcattttatcTCCTCCCCATTTCCCTTGGATACATTTGCAATTTGAAGTCTCACCTAGTTAAAGAAAGAGTAAAACACTTGCTTTCTTCTAGCTGTGTTTGGGCTCTGGCAAAAGTCACACTGTCAGTAGCCATGGCCCAGTTTCCACTGAGGTTTGTAGGAGCAGTAAATGTGTGAGACCTGTTAAAACCCAAGTTCCTTCACTTAATGAGTAAACTCCTGCATAATGCTTTCTGGGATTTGGATGCTGTTAAGGTCTGAGCAGTGTTGCTGTGAATGGATGAAGCTACAGATCTCAGTTAAAATTGTGGGTTTATCTGTAAGAATTAaatgttctttgttttcatgGTGCTTCTTTCATTTATGCCAACatactctctctctcttgttGTTTGTAGTGGCAGCATGGAACCAGCTTTTCACAGGGGAGACCTGCTATTCCTGACAAATTTCCATGATGACCCAATCAGAGCTGGTGAAATAGTTGTTTTTAAAGTTGAAGGCAGAGACATTCCAATAGTTCACAGAGTTATCAAAGTGCATGAAAAGTAATGcaacttggctttttttttttttttttttttttttttttttttttgtttgtttgtttgtaaagctcctttccttccccatgGCTTTCAGTGACAGTTTAATTGTGGTTTAGTGTGTGAGAAGGGCGAGTGAGGATAAGCAGTGAGAGAAAGCTCAGCTTTAGGATGTGATCCACTCCTGTCTCCAGTTCTATGCCACACTTCTTGAGGGTCTGAGACCTTTCCCTCAGCAAAGCTGCTCAGGGTTGGAGCTGTGTCCAGGAGGAATCCTGGCATCAGGAATGTGCATGGGAGCAGAATCCACTCTATGCTGATGGTTGTCCAGTTAGGCTTTTGGTTATAAGAGTAAGTTTTTAACAGAAGGTAGAGATTCAGGATCAGGGTGTAGCCTGAGAGAGTGTGTGAGCTTTGCTAACTGAAGTTTTCCAAATTTGACTCAGGGTAAAAGAAGAGGTTCTTCTTATTCTCTTGGCCACACTGCCCACAACCATTcctgctgaacagcagcaggaagagggCTTGGTTTGGCCTTGGTTGCAGATGCCTGCCTGCTAAACAGTTCCTTCTGAACCACAGTTCTGCTCCTAGTTCTGCACAGGGAAAAGCCAATCTGGAGATGGCAAGCATTGACATTTTGCTCCAAGAACTGAAGGTGTTTATTTATTGAGTAATATCTGTTATTCCATGCTTCTTTAAAATTTCCAAGAATCAcctattgtttttattattaccTAATTTGTATTTATGAGAACTCTTCATTTATTGATATCTGTACTtgagcaaaattaatttgaagacTGTAAGCTTAAGAACTTTATTTGAATTTGTGTTCTGTTGAAGATGCAGATAAACACATAGGGCTTTTGTTGAGGAGGTTTAGTGCCTGGATGGGCAATATCCCTTTCATGTCCATTGTGTAATTGCTTACATCAATTGACAATCTAGGAGTGTTGTAAAAAACgtttctttttaatatctgtTGATAGATAAAGTCCCTAAGTCTGTAATGTTAATGATTTAATGGTGCTTGTTCAATAAGCAGGGCTGAAAGCAAACATTGTTATCTAATCTTTTAGCACTTTTCATCCTCATTTGCTTTGTAGATgttgagatttttaaattaagtgcTATTTAGTTTATCACTTCATTGCCTTCTAGAGGAAATGGGAACATCAAATTTCTGACTAAAGGGGATAATAATGAAGTTGATGATAGAGGCTTGTACAAAGAAGGTCAGAATTGGTTAGAGAAGAAAGATGTTGTTGGAAGAGCAAGAGGGTAAGTAAAGCAAAATGtactttgaaattaaatagaaaaattagCTCTTAAATCGGTTCTGCTGTTGATACAAACCAGAtctgatgtattttttaaatttcttaaatagaattgtaattaaaaagaaaacctggaAAAGTTGCTTCCCATAGTCCTCCCACTGATGTGAagtgtgggggaaaaaaaaggacatttaaCAACCAGTTcatctgaaaatacaaaatttaccAGCTTCTCCTTGTAATGGCTGGAAATCCCTTGGAAGTTGTTTTAGCATGCCACAGGAATTTTATGCAAGATTGGAGCTTTTGGATTTgtcctcttctccagctgagctgaaATCTCTTCAGATTTTCTCAGATAACTTTGATTAAGAAAAACTAATGAACTTTACTTCCTATTCAGATCTGCATTATTCAGTCCTAAATGATGGAATTGCTCTGAAGTATTCCAGACTGAGTAACATTAAAATACTTCCATGTAAATAATATTTGAGAGTTAATTTCGTGTTTATCAATTACCAGTTAAATTAACAACTGTTCATTTATCAATTACAGCTTTTTGCCCTATGTAGGAATGGTAACTATAATAATGAATGACTACCCGAAATTTAAGGTATGTAAACTGACATTTTGAATACTTGAATTGCTAAAATAACAAGTACAGACAATAAGAATCATTCCTCCAAACATACACATTAATAAATTTGTGTTTGTGCCTGATGTAGGATGAGCTGGGTTTCCTTGCTTGCTGTTGGGCAGTAGAATTTGTTGTTTGTAGAGTTGAAAACATGTCATTTATTAGAATTTTGTTAGTTAAGTGTATCTGGTTGTGATGCTTGGTTATGATGAATTTGATCCCTTCCAAAACTTCCTGCAATTCTCTAGGACCAGAGCTCTGTAGTTGTGGAAGGTGTTATGTTTTAAGAGGGCACCTTTTGGAGAGTTTGTGCTTTCAGAGCCCAGTGGAGAGCAGTTGTAACGAGTCTGTGTTCTGTTTCTTTGCAGTATGCTCTCCTGGCAGTGATGGGAGCATATGTGCTGCTCAAACGGGAGTCCTGACAACAAGAACAAAGGGAAATatgcagggggaaaaaactAATATATTTCAGATGGTTTCGTTTCTGTATACGGTTACAAAACTGTGCAAGCTTT
Above is a window of Oenanthe melanoleuca isolate GR-GAL-2019-014 chromosome Z, OMel1.0, whole genome shotgun sequence DNA encoding:
- the SEC11C gene encoding signal peptidase complex catalytic subunit SEC11C isoform X1, coding for MDLFGDLRRMNKRQLYYQVLNFAMIVSSALMIWKGLIVITGSESPIVVVLSGSMEPAFHRGDLLFLTNFHDDPIRAGEIVVFKVEGRDIPIVHRVIKVHEKGNGNIKFLTKGDNNEVDDRGLYKEGQNWLEKKDVVGRARGFLPYVGMVTIIMNDYPKFKYALLAVMGAYVLLKRES
- the SEC11C gene encoding signal peptidase complex catalytic subunit SEC11C isoform X2; the protein is MIVSSALMIWKGLIVITGSESPIVVVLSGSMEPAFHRGDLLFLTNFHDDPIRAGEIVVFKVEGRDIPIVHRVIKVHEKGNGNIKFLTKGDNNEVDDRGLYKEGQNWLEKKDVVGRARGFLPYVGMVTIIMNDYPKFKYALLAVMGAYVLLKRES